One genomic region from Haloterrigena gelatinilytica encodes:
- a CDS encoding sugar phosphate nucleotidyltransferase codes for MKAVVLAGGYATRMWPITKHRPKMFLPIGDSTVIDRIFAELEADDRIDEVFVSTNERFAPDFEAHLADSEFEKPRLSVEDTTEEDDKFGVVGALAQLIDRENVDDDLLVIAGDNLISFDVADFVDYFEDHSAPTLAAYDVGSREKAKSYGLVELEDERVVDFQEKPDDPNSTLVSIACYAFPQDSLSLFPTYLEEGNNPDEPGWFIQWLQNREATYAYTFDGAWFDIGTPESYLDAVGWHLDGDSLVADSATLEDASIGDNVHVMGDVTLENTDLDHAVIFPDATVRDADIRRSIIDEGTHLEDLDLAGALIGAHTTITNHPGE; via the coding sequence ATGAAAGCCGTGGTCCTCGCCGGCGGGTACGCGACTCGAATGTGGCCGATCACGAAACATCGACCCAAGATGTTCCTCCCGATCGGTGACTCCACTGTCATCGATCGCATCTTCGCCGAACTCGAGGCTGACGACCGGATCGACGAGGTCTTCGTCAGCACCAACGAGCGGTTCGCCCCCGATTTCGAAGCCCATCTCGCCGACAGCGAGTTCGAGAAGCCGCGGCTGTCGGTCGAGGACACGACCGAGGAAGACGACAAGTTCGGCGTCGTCGGCGCGCTCGCGCAGCTGATCGACCGCGAGAACGTCGACGACGATCTGCTGGTCATCGCCGGCGACAACCTGATCAGCTTCGACGTCGCGGACTTCGTGGACTACTTCGAGGACCACAGTGCGCCGACGCTGGCCGCCTACGACGTCGGCTCTCGCGAGAAGGCCAAATCCTACGGCCTGGTCGAACTCGAGGACGAGCGCGTCGTCGACTTCCAGGAGAAACCCGACGATCCCAACAGCACGCTCGTCTCGATCGCCTGTTACGCGTTCCCGCAGGACTCGCTGTCCCTGTTTCCCACGTACCTCGAGGAGGGGAACAACCCCGACGAGCCGGGCTGGTTCATCCAGTGGCTCCAGAACCGGGAGGCGACCTACGCCTACACCTTCGACGGCGCCTGGTTCGACATCGGCACCCCAGAGAGCTACCTCGACGCCGTCGGCTGGCACCTCGACGGCGACTCGCTTGTCGCCGACTCGGCGACCCTCGAGGACGCCTCGATCGGTGACAACGTCCACGTCATGGGCGACGTCACCCTCGAGAACACCGATCTCGACCACGCCGTGATCTTCCCCGACGCGACGGTCCGGGACGCCGACATCCGTCGCTCGATCATCGACGAGGGTACCCACCTCGAGGACTTGGATCTCGCGGGCGCGCTCATCGGCGCCCACACGACGATTACGAACCACCCCGGAGAGTAA
- a CDS encoding FGGY-family carbohydrate kinase → MSDRLVPPMNVFLGIDAGTRNVKVVAYDREGNAVATASASQSVVTPEPGRAEQEMDAVWSVTAETIRTAVDELEAREDDAEIEAVGLTGQGDGCWLIDADGEPVRNAVLWSDSRAAPIVEDWARDGTLETLAETCGSRPYPGMSLPLLRWLADEEPAALERATTAFSCTDWLAYSLTGERGTDTTEATVPLLDRETTAFEPAVFEAVGLPERASLLPELRALTDVVGTVTETAADETGLPAGTPVVAGAIDVAASAVGSGAVRPGDGAASIGTSLFTQVIGDGPGAEPTAIGMALGIDDRWTTAIGSNAGTRTLEWVRSEIADGASFDDLEELARSAPAGSDGLLYLPYLSETGERGPFTDPDARAGFLGLSPAHGTAHLVRSAYEGLALALRDCVDHLPADPDRIALSGGGTRSSLLCQLVADCTGTEIVVPTNDEPGATGAAAFAAVGVGAYPDLEAATDALAGDRTRYAPRSSTVGTYDELYVAYRDARTDMAPIWDSQAAFRLPRARRGRNRRPTRTRSESHGFHLTGEFLCVSSVTSLTA, encoded by the coding sequence GTGTCTGACCGACTGGTTCCACCGATGAACGTCTTCCTCGGTATCGACGCGGGCACGCGGAACGTCAAGGTCGTCGCGTACGACCGCGAGGGGAATGCGGTAGCGACGGCGTCGGCGTCCCAGTCGGTCGTCACTCCGGAACCCGGCCGGGCCGAACAGGAGATGGACGCGGTGTGGTCGGTGACGGCCGAGACGATCCGGACGGCGGTGGACGAACTCGAGGCCCGCGAGGACGACGCGGAGATCGAGGCCGTCGGCCTCACGGGGCAGGGCGACGGCTGCTGGCTGATCGACGCCGACGGCGAGCCCGTCCGGAACGCCGTCCTCTGGTCGGACAGCCGCGCGGCCCCGATCGTCGAGGACTGGGCGCGCGACGGCACCCTCGAGACGCTGGCCGAGACCTGCGGCTCGCGGCCGTATCCGGGCATGAGTCTGCCGCTGTTGCGGTGGCTGGCCGACGAGGAGCCCGCGGCCCTCGAGCGGGCGACGACGGCGTTTTCCTGTACGGACTGGCTCGCGTACTCGCTGACCGGCGAGCGCGGCACCGACACCACCGAGGCGACGGTGCCGTTGCTCGACCGCGAGACGACCGCGTTCGAGCCGGCCGTCTTCGAGGCCGTCGGGCTCCCGGAACGGGCGTCGCTGCTCCCGGAGCTCCGCGCGCTGACGGACGTCGTCGGGACGGTCACGGAGACGGCCGCCGACGAAACCGGACTGCCCGCCGGGACGCCGGTCGTCGCCGGGGCTATCGACGTCGCCGCGTCGGCGGTCGGCAGCGGCGCCGTCCGGCCGGGCGACGGCGCCGCCTCGATCGGCACCTCGCTGTTCACGCAGGTGATCGGCGACGGCCCCGGCGCGGAGCCGACGGCCATCGGGATGGCGCTGGGAATCGACGACCGGTGGACCACCGCGATCGGCTCGAACGCCGGCACGCGGACCCTCGAGTGGGTCCGATCGGAGATCGCCGACGGCGCGTCGTTCGACGACCTCGAGGAGCTGGCTCGATCGGCCCCGGCGGGCAGCGACGGGCTGCTCTACCTGCCGTATCTGAGCGAGACCGGCGAGCGCGGACCGTTCACCGATCCCGACGCCCGGGCGGGGTTCCTCGGCCTCTCGCCGGCTCACGGGACCGCCCACCTCGTTCGGAGCGCCTACGAGGGGTTAGCGCTGGCCCTGCGGGACTGCGTGGACCACCTCCCCGCCGACCCCGACCGGATCGCCCTGAGCGGGGGCGGCACTCGATCGTCGCTGCTCTGCCAGCTCGTCGCCGACTGCACGGGGACCGAAATCGTCGTCCCGACGAACGACGAACCGGGGGCGACGGGCGCCGCGGCGTTCGCCGCCGTCGGCGTGGGCGCGTACCCGGACCTCGAGGCCGCGACCGACGCGCTCGCGGGCGATCGAACCCGGTACGCGCCGCGCTCGTCGACCGTCGGGACGTACGACGAGCTGTATGTCGCCTACCGCGACGCACGCACGGACATGGCGCCGATCTGGGACTCCCAGGCCGCCTTTCGGCTTCCGCGGGCGCGGCGGGGACGGAACCGACGGCCGACCCGGACGCGGAGTGAGTCCCACGGGTTTCACCTGACGGGCGAATTTCTTTGCGTCTCGTCGGTGACGTCGCTGACGGCATGA
- a CDS encoding YciE/YciF ferroxidase family protein yields the protein MIESQRDLFVRELRELYQIERELEDLQSELAEAATDEDLEEYYMAHSETTSEQIGRLETLFDAVQEEPGALESSSLAGLREDREEIVRDVEDPHLGDLVETELGRGIERLEITKLETLLTLADRMDLPDEVVAPLEQTKAEAENGLENVRTLTA from the coding sequence ATGATCGAATCCCAGCGCGACCTGTTCGTCCGCGAACTGCGCGAACTGTACCAGATCGAACGGGAACTCGAGGACCTCCAGTCGGAGCTGGCCGAGGCGGCGACCGACGAGGACCTCGAGGAGTACTACATGGCCCACAGCGAGACCACGTCCGAGCAGATCGGGCGGCTCGAAACGCTGTTCGACGCCGTACAGGAAGAGCCCGGCGCGCTCGAGAGCTCCTCGCTGGCGGGGCTGCGCGAGGACCGCGAGGAGATCGTTCGGGACGTCGAAGACCCGCACCTCGGCGATCTCGTCGAGACGGAACTCGGCCGCGGGATCGAGCGCCTCGAGATCACGAAACTCGAGACGCTGCTGACGCTGGCCGATCGGATGGATCTGCCCGACGAGGTCGTCGCCCCGCTCGAGCAGACGAAAGCCGAGGCCGAGAACGGGCTCGAGAACGTCCGGACGTTGACGGCCTGA